A section of the Agarivorans litoreus genome encodes:
- a CDS encoding immunoglobulin-like domain-containing protein, with protein sequence MTVTNSKFKLTNAALVAALALALSGCGDTVETESPVTPPPVVIPPEPADPGIDGSAQGIFDNAASEGWAIYNSSDAGLATIVSDADYGDVVQFTIADNGETVAGFTARTTDDGHNAVDGSPYDASGIVDTGTFEFDLKIVTTANADSSARAEMVPWSIKFEDTNGNFAEVPFKILPSTEWQHFRFTLAEIAATLPPEWSDTEQVDLSIVDLMMMYPNWQTAGGLVYVVDNVAIYANSDPVDDTEAPVISLLGDAVINLTNGTAFVDPGYNVTDNVDTDITVIVAGDTVDTAVDGSYVITYNASDAAGNAAEQVTRTVNVSSVDNIAPIISLVGAATITVEVGDDYVDPGATAMDNVDGDITANIVVDDSAVDTSTAGNYVVTYNVLDDAGNEADEVTRQVQVVEPGVSIVRNGDFSSAIGAEWVMDQGSADLTIVNEELVISNFVPGGASWQPRMVQDQISVTPGAQYAIRFDAKAEQARSIVIQAGELLTADPWFKPFMNDQAVSLTTDMTSYELLFTASDNAAQAGHLIFALGAGVATTITLDNVSIDEVMPSEVAPVLTLVGEASMRLTVGDGFTDPGVNATDNLDGDISANVVVTGAVDTAVEGVYTLTYNVMDSDGNEAQPISRTVTVVAGGSNDSLVANGDFSSGALTPWFQVGGGTVTVENGAVKTFAGVGGEARIKQDRIGEGVLTASQVVTVSFDMKGSMTDGGAINGILTTEASAGVSGTEVLALPAPTADWVNHSFDVTIGNNPEWGLALSIGSVCGAVVGCEVTAYFDNFSIAVKE encoded by the coding sequence ATGACAGTGACAAATAGCAAATTCAAACTAACCAATGCAGCCTTAGTTGCTGCTCTCGCTTTGGCGTTATCCGGGTGTGGAGATACAGTAGAGACTGAATCTCCAGTTACCCCTCCGCCGGTGGTTATACCGCCAGAACCAGCGGATCCCGGCATTGACGGGTCAGCACAAGGCATTTTTGATAATGCTGCAAGCGAAGGATGGGCAATTTATAACAGCTCTGACGCTGGTTTAGCTACGATTGTTAGTGATGCCGACTATGGTGATGTAGTGCAATTTACCATTGCCGACAATGGTGAAACCGTTGCAGGCTTTACGGCTAGAACAACCGATGATGGCCACAATGCGGTCGACGGATCTCCATACGATGCAAGCGGTATCGTTGATACGGGCACCTTTGAGTTTGATCTTAAAATTGTAACTACTGCTAATGCAGACAGTTCTGCGCGCGCAGAAATGGTTCCATGGTCAATAAAATTTGAAGATACAAATGGAAACTTTGCAGAAGTTCCATTCAAAATCCTTCCCTCAACCGAGTGGCAGCACTTTCGCTTTACCCTAGCCGAAATCGCAGCAACATTACCTCCAGAGTGGTCAGACACTGAGCAAGTTGACTTAAGCATTGTTGATTTAATGATGATGTATCCTAACTGGCAAACTGCAGGTGGCCTAGTTTACGTTGTCGACAACGTGGCTATATACGCAAATTCAGATCCAGTGGACGATACAGAGGCTCCCGTTATTAGCTTATTGGGTGATGCTGTTATAAACCTCACAAACGGCACCGCTTTTGTTGACCCAGGCTATAACGTAACAGATAACGTTGACACTGATATTACCGTTATTGTGGCCGGAGACACTGTAGATACAGCTGTTGATGGTAGCTATGTAATTACTTACAACGCTTCGGATGCTGCCGGAAATGCCGCCGAACAAGTAACACGTACAGTAAACGTTAGCTCTGTCGACAACATTGCTCCGATTATTAGCTTGGTTGGAGCCGCTACTATCACTGTTGAGGTCGGTGACGACTATGTTGATCCTGGCGCAACAGCAATGGATAACGTTGATGGTGATATCACCGCCAATATCGTGGTTGACGATTCGGCTGTGGATACTTCAACAGCAGGCAATTATGTTGTTACCTACAACGTACTTGATGACGCTGGAAATGAAGCGGACGAAGTAACCCGCCAAGTGCAAGTGGTTGAGCCGGGAGTAAGCATTGTTCGTAATGGCGACTTTTCTTCTGCCATTGGTGCTGAATGGGTTATGGATCAGGGAAGTGCCGATTTAACCATCGTAAACGAAGAACTCGTAATCAGTAACTTTGTTCCTGGTGGCGCTAGTTGGCAGCCAAGGATGGTACAAGATCAAATCAGTGTAACGCCTGGTGCTCAATATGCGATCCGTTTTGATGCCAAAGCCGAACAAGCGCGCAGTATTGTTATTCAAGCTGGTGAGTTACTAACCGCAGATCCTTGGTTTAAACCATTTATGAATGACCAAGCAGTAAGCTTAACCACCGACATGACGTCTTATGAGCTGTTATTTACCGCAAGCGATAATGCTGCGCAAGCAGGACACCTCATCTTTGCTTTAGGCGCTGGGGTTGCAACAACTATTACTCTAGATAATGTATCCATTGATGAAGTTATGCCTTCAGAGGTTGCTCCAGTATTAACTCTGGTTGGTGAAGCTTCTATGCGCCTAACCGTAGGAGATGGTTTTACTGACCCAGGGGTAAATGCAACCGATAACCTAGACGGTGACATTAGCGCTAACGTGGTGGTTACAGGAGCGGTAGATACTGCTGTCGAAGGTGTATATACGCTTACTTACAATGTAATGGATAGCGATGGCAACGAAGCTCAGCCTATTAGTCGCACCGTAACGGTTGTTGCTGGTGGTAGTAACGATAGTTTGGTCGCTAACGGTGACTTCTCGAGCGGTGCGCTAACACCTTGGTTCCAGGTTGGCGGTGGCACTGTTACTGTTGAAAATGGCGCAGTTAAAACTTTTGCTGGAGTTGGTGGCGAAGCACGAATTAAACAAGACCGTATTGGTGAGGGAGTATTAACTGCTAGCCAAGTTGTTACCGTAAGTTTTGATATGAAAGGTTCTATGACGGACGGCGGTGCAATTAACGGTATTTTGACTACCGAAGCCTCTGCTGGTGTGTCGGGTACCGAAGTTCTTGCTTTACCCGCACCAACAGCAGATTGGGTAAATCATTCATTTGATGTGACCATTGGCAACAACCCAGAGTGGGGACTTGCGTTAAGTATTGGTTCGGTTTGTGGCGCGGTAGTTGGCTGTGAAGTAACCGCATATTTCGACAACTTTAGTATTGCTGTAAAAGAGTAA
- a CDS encoding ABC transporter substrate-binding protein — MQSKTVLSSIICGLMLSSGSAIANDIKQGGTLTVPIIGTGFVENYNPYTSKDLLHGVMFEPLMVFNNMTGKTEWRLAKSAEYSDDLKTIKLTLRDGLTWSDGSPLTAKDVAYSFTMTKENGAFDQRGIWTDGNLISIEATNDTTVEFKLNQADSTFIWNLEKYHIIPEKVWSKVSDLTTFTNPNPIGSGPMTEVKYVKTQQMELCRNPNYYLEGLPHLDCITYRSYNDNSQIQPALMKGEIDWGSNFIADIDNTFVAASPENHHYWYPANDAIHLYVNTKEAPFSDLELRKALSMALDREAIVDIAAYGYPTVNFNVGGIGELYSTYIDADVTAKYKDLTTYNPDKANQMLDAAGYVDKNGDGFRQTKDGKRIEFDIEVVNGWTDWIQVVQMVTEYFEEVGIKANVKTVDWAVYDSSLKDSKYKMSINWSLVATHPILAYQDYYSSSRIGKTWHGGHGVHSPEIDALIEGFGKTNDTAEQAEIIKQLQVFTAENLPFIPLFSNPTWFQYNSSKIVGWPNAENPYVQPVWYDGGKRVLIINNLHLK; from the coding sequence ATGCAGAGTAAAACGGTTTTATCTTCAATTATTTGCGGTTTAATGTTGTCATCAGGAAGCGCAATAGCCAACGACATAAAACAAGGCGGAACCCTGACCGTACCGATCATTGGTACTGGTTTTGTAGAAAACTACAACCCTTATACTTCTAAAGACTTATTACACGGTGTGATGTTTGAACCATTAATGGTTTTCAACAATATGACCGGTAAAACTGAATGGCGCCTGGCTAAATCAGCTGAATATTCCGACGATCTTAAAACCATTAAGCTCACCCTTCGTGATGGTTTAACGTGGTCAGATGGCAGCCCTCTAACTGCTAAAGATGTAGCTTATAGCTTCACCATGACCAAAGAAAATGGTGCATTTGATCAACGTGGTATTTGGACAGACGGCAACCTAATTAGCATTGAAGCAACAAATGACACAACGGTAGAGTTCAAATTAAACCAAGCCGACTCAACCTTTATCTGGAACCTAGAAAAATACCACATCATTCCAGAAAAGGTATGGAGCAAGGTAAGTGACTTAACCACTTTCACTAACCCTAACCCGATTGGTAGCGGTCCAATGACCGAGGTGAAATATGTAAAAACCCAGCAAATGGAGTTGTGCCGCAACCCTAACTACTACCTAGAAGGTTTGCCTCACCTAGATTGTATTACCTACCGCTCTTACAACGACAACTCGCAAATTCAACCGGCCTTGATGAAAGGCGAAATTGATTGGGGTTCAAACTTTATTGCTGACATCGACAATACCTTTGTTGCAGCAAGCCCAGAAAATCACCACTACTGGTACCCGGCAAACGACGCCATTCACTTATACGTAAATACCAAGGAAGCGCCTTTTAGCGATTTAGAATTGCGTAAAGCCTTATCAATGGCTTTAGACCGCGAAGCGATAGTAGATATTGCAGCCTACGGCTACCCAACAGTTAACTTTAACGTTGGTGGTATTGGAGAGCTTTACAGCACCTACATTGATGCTGACGTAACAGCCAAATATAAGGACTTAACCACCTATAACCCAGATAAAGCTAATCAAATGTTAGATGCGGCTGGCTATGTAGATAAAAATGGCGATGGCTTCCGCCAAACCAAAGACGGTAAGCGCATCGAATTTGATATTGAAGTGGTAAATGGCTGGACCGATTGGATCCAAGTAGTACAAATGGTCACCGAATACTTCGAGGAAGTAGGCATTAAAGCCAATGTAAAAACCGTTGATTGGGCTGTCTATGACTCGTCATTAAAAGACAGCAAATACAAGATGTCGATTAACTGGTCGCTAGTAGCTACCCACCCTATTTTGGCTTACCAAGACTACTACTCAAGTTCGCGCATAGGTAAAACATGGCATGGCGGTCATGGTGTTCACTCACCAGAAATTGATGCCCTAATTGAAGGTTTTGGTAAAACTAACGACACCGCAGAACAAGCTGAAATTATTAAACAGCTACAAGTATTTACCGCTGAAAACCTACCTTTTATTCCGCTATTTTCTAACCCAACTTGGTTCCAATACAACAGCTCTAAAATTGTTGGTTGGCCAAACGCAGAAAACCCATATGTACAGCCAGTATGGTACGACGGTGGTAAACGAGTGTTAATCATTAACAATCTTCACCTTAAGTAA
- a CDS encoding glycoside hydrolase family 16 protein, whose translation MSKMSSLFQLSNAWSLLSKPLIFVSFSLSLSVPAQAGWEVQWIDKFDGSGVDWANWTAQTKANYNNEVQCYTADDYSDERNYEVSEGTLKIIARKKFNSCSTLGGATKYWTSGRLNSKDKQEFLYGRIEARIRFHNLEAGTWPAFWMLENRIAEQPIKGDNDNINWPNLGAGEIDVWEWFSNQPYSYITNFYNQIKYAPNSSDCGAEYRYNYPNGSADVMQWHKYAVEWTEDKIDFYVNDTLVNSNDVSNCAQYKEPMFVLLNVAMGGNLGGAIDPNLELATMEVDYIAHCQPSDTSDAAYCDESAPIAGEQSPITTPVINIEMTQAGRLINEVQPLSGEVQVSASFEFEGEYSDYVVEWDVSELPDPIIVDLPHPEESIQQVTFDPSSMLDGDYSIGVTMTHLANDTVSQTQPISLFVRSVSEPQNPNSGGGSGGWILLASLLVLALVRRSNFTHFLFSGPKAVKP comes from the coding sequence ATGTCGAAGATGTCTTCTTTATTTCAGTTATCCAATGCTTGGTCTCTCTTGAGTAAACCTTTAATTTTTGTCTCGTTTAGCCTTAGTTTGTCAGTGCCTGCGCAGGCGGGCTGGGAGGTTCAATGGATTGATAAGTTTGATGGCAGTGGAGTTGATTGGGCGAACTGGACAGCTCAAACTAAAGCTAACTACAACAATGAAGTTCAATGCTATACCGCGGATGATTACTCAGATGAGCGTAACTACGAGGTGTCTGAAGGAACCTTAAAAATCATCGCGCGTAAAAAGTTCAATAGTTGTTCAACACTTGGTGGTGCGACAAAATATTGGACCTCTGGACGTTTAAACTCTAAAGACAAACAAGAGTTTTTGTATGGGCGTATCGAAGCAAGAATTAGGTTTCACAATTTAGAAGCAGGTACTTGGCCAGCTTTCTGGATGCTGGAGAATCGGATTGCAGAGCAACCGATAAAAGGTGATAACGACAATATTAATTGGCCCAATTTAGGGGCCGGCGAAATTGATGTATGGGAATGGTTTTCCAATCAGCCTTATAGCTACATAACTAATTTTTATAATCAAATTAAATATGCGCCTAATTCTTCTGATTGCGGTGCAGAGTATCGCTACAACTACCCAAATGGTTCAGCCGATGTCATGCAATGGCATAAGTATGCGGTAGAGTGGACGGAAGATAAAATTGATTTTTATGTAAATGATACTTTAGTTAACAGCAACGATGTAAGCAATTGTGCTCAGTACAAAGAGCCGATGTTTGTTTTGTTAAACGTTGCTATGGGGGGCAATCTCGGTGGAGCTATTGATCCAAACCTAGAGCTAGCCACCATGGAAGTAGATTACATTGCCCATTGCCAGCCAAGTGATACCAGTGACGCTGCTTACTGTGACGAATCGGCGCCTATTGCAGGTGAGCAGTCTCCAATAACGACTCCCGTAATTAATATCGAGATGACCCAAGCTGGCCGGTTAATTAATGAGGTTCAGCCTTTATCAGGAGAGGTGCAGGTGAGCGCCTCTTTTGAATTTGAGGGTGAATATTCGGATTATGTTGTTGAGTGGGATGTTTCTGAACTTCCTGATCCAATCATCGTTGATTTGCCTCATCCCGAAGAAAGCATTCAGCAGGTGACCTTCGACCCAAGTTCTATGCTCGATGGCGATTATTCCATCGGCGTAACAATGACCCATCTAGCCAATGATACCGTAAGCCAAACCCAGCCAATTAGCCTTTTTGTGCGGTCGGTTTCTGAGCCACAAAACCCCAATAGTGGAGGTGGTAGTGGTGGCTGGATATTACTGGCTAGCTTACTTGTCTTGGCTTTAGTTCGCCGTAGCAATTTTACTCACTTTCTGTTTAGCGGCCCCAAAGCCGTTAAGCCCTAA